Genomic DNA from Chelonia mydas isolate rCheMyd1 chromosome 6, rCheMyd1.pri.v2, whole genome shotgun sequence:
AAGTTAAGTGTTAAACACAAGTGTACCTGAGACCCAACATCATAAACGGATCTTTTAGGCTTCTTGTAAAGctgatcaacttttttttttttttttttttaaataactaccTCCTTGCTAATGTATTTAAGCAGATCTGAAATACTCCAGTTATTTTATACAGTCCCCTATCAATAGCACCCTTATATAAAATTGTTAGTTTGTTTCCTGTAGTTTAATATATTTCAGCAGAGtaacttgctttttcttttttttaactgtaacTTACTCTATTTTAAGAGTGGCAGGAAAAATACAGGGAGCTCAGAAGCAGTACAAAATAATATTGACTTTTAAAAGATTCAAAACCACATACTTTAGTGGCCAGATTAGTAAAGAGACACCTGCAAACAAAGGTTCCTCTTGACACTGGCAATCCATAATTTCTTCCTCCCAAATACTTAAGAATTAATTTCTTTCCATGTAAGAGAATCTACAACATAACACTTCACTCTCTTTTTGTCAGGTATTTTATTAGTAACATTAAataccagaaaaagaaaaaggcattttccttctaaaacttaACCAAAAGGAACACAAATGCAGTTGTCTAGTTTCCAAAAATAGTTTCTTCCAGAGGTACAACAGTGCAATATAAACACTAACATTTGCAACAGCagaaaagtcttttttttaaaaattaaatagctTTTAAGTCAATAGTTAGGAGTGCTGACTTTTTGTCCGTTTTAAAGGTGGTCCATCCACACATGTTTTGACATCAGTGTTTTcttcttcatcttcctcctccgCCTCTTCCTCCCCAACATcaccttttaaaattataatacaaattaatactAGAAATACAAAAAATACTCACAAATCCATTTCCTGAGGAAAAACTGTGGATGGGTTAGAGGACAGAGAAACTTTTTTTCCAGGTGCCTTCCTGGAGCAAAAGTTGTGGCTGAAACATGCTCCTCCCGCCCCCTGAAACCATGTCATTCAAAGTTGTTTATTTATGGATTCTTCACATTCTTTATCTGTAAGTCCATACCATTTTGTTGTGTGATTCTGCACTGACACTATGCGTAGGGTACAGACAAAACCCCACAAGACCTGCTTTTCTTATTGGAAAAGGGCACCACAAGTCTGAATGATATGTTTCTATCCCCTAAGGTGGAGGGATTGTGATAGCTCTGACCCTCTAGAAATTACTCCTGTACAAAACGTTCAACAAGCTTACTGGGTTTTCTATTGGAACTGAATGATCTATGTGAGTGATTCTCCACCCTTTCTAGATCAGCACCCTCATCACCACACCAGGCGCCTTCCTATGTAGCACTGGGAGGGAAGGCTGATGGACTGGCAACCCCTGAACATGTGGGCTGAGTCAAAGGAGGATGCTGTGCAGTTACACACATTTGCCTCCAATCCACATCTCTATCCCCAGGGAGACAAATGGGGGCTGCCGTGCGCCCGCACACACTCGGGGCGATGGTGGAGCAGGGCTCATCTGGGCAACTCCAGCAGTCTCACGGCCAACTGAACTGGGTGACACACGAGCGCCTGGCACCCAGTTCTCACCGCATTGGGGCTTATGCTTTGTcacccagccccttccctttCCTCCGCGCCAGCGCCGTGCCCAGCTACtgcccagagcaggggtgggcaaactatggaccGTGGGCCACGTCCGGCCTTTCAGACCTTTTAATTTGGCCCTCGAGCTCCATTGCCCCGCTTCACCCACccagcgctccagctggggaatgGGGTCGGGGGTTTGCCCCGCTCCACTGCCCGGCCTTTCTGCATTACGGGCGTGAGGACATGCATGTTACTCCGGCTGCACAACCCAAACGCGCCTCATGAGCCATCACAGCCTGAAATGTGCAAGCTCAGGTACCTGCTACTTGTTGGCTTAGATGACTTTCCTGGCACCCAGAGGCGACTCGATTGTGGGCTGTTGGAACCTACACGGGAGGAGATTtctgagagcagggggctggtaAATCTCAATGAGTTCCAATGACGGGAAGCTGATGCCTGACAAATCCAGGCCAACATTCAATTTGTGTTCAGACAGGAGCAAAATTGTGTGGTAAAATCCACAAACAGTCCAGTAATTATTGTAAGAGTGTCCCTGTttgaacaagtttcagagtagcagccgtgttagtctgtatccacaaaaagaaaaggaggacttagaatcatagaatatcagggttggaagggacctcaggaggtcatctagcccaaccccctgctcaaagcaggaccaaaccccaattaaatcatcccagccagggctttgtcaagcctgaccttaaaaatttctaaggaagaagattctaccacctccctaggtaacgcattccagtgtttcaccaccctcctagtgaaaaagtttttcctaatatccaacctaaacctcccacactgcaacttgagaccattactccttgtcctgtcatcttctaccactgagaatagtctagaaccatcctctttggaaccccctttcaggtagctgaaagcagctatcaaatcccccctcattcttctcttctgcagaatgaacaatcccagttccctcagcctctcctcataagtcatgtgttccagtcccctaatcatttttgttgccctttgctggactctctccaatttttccacatccttcttgtagtgtggggcccaaaactggacacaatactccagctgaggcctcaccaatgtcgaatagaggggaatgatcacgtcccttgatctgctggctatgcccctacttatacatcccaaaatgccattggccttcttggcaacaagggcacactgttgactcatatccagcttctcgtccactgtcacccctaggtcctcttccgcagaactgctgcctagccatttggtccctagtctgtagtggtgcatgggattcttccgttctaagtgcaggaccttgttgaacctcatcagatttctcttggcccaatcctccaatttgtctaggtccctctgtatcctatccctacctgtcaccgtatctaccattcctcctagtttagtatcatccgcaaatttgctgagagtgcaatccacaccatcctccagattatttatgaagatattgaacaaatcaACATCactctctgtcataaatataaagggaagggtaaacccctttaaaatccctcctggccagaggaaaaatcctctctcctgtaaagggttaagaagctaaaggtaacttcgctgccacctgaccaaaatgaccaatgaggagacaagatactttcaaaagccgggaggagggagagaaacaaagggtctgtctgtcatACGCTGCTTtggccggggatagaccaggaatggagtcttagaacttttagtaagtaatctaactaggtatgcgttagattatgatttctttaaatggcggagaaaggaactgtgctgaatagaatgactatttctgtctgtgtgtcttttttgtaacttaaggttttgcctagagggattctctatgttttgaatctaattaccctgtaaggtatctaccattctgattttacagaggggatttctttacttctattaaaagtcttcttgtaagaaaactgaatgctttttcattgttctcagatccaagggtttgggtctgtggtcacctatgcaaattggtgaggatttttaccaaacctttcccaggaagtggggtgcaagggttgggaagattttggggggaaagacgtgtccaaactacatttcccagtaaacccagttagaatctggtggtggcagtggagatccaggaacaaaggataaaattaatttgtaccttggggaagttttaacctaagctggtgaaagtaagcttaggaggttttcatacaggtccccacatctgtaccctagagttcagagtgggggaggaaccttgacactttctttacagtgtgtatggtaacacccatagtttcatgttctctgtgtatataaatcttcccactgtattttccattgcatgcatcctatgaagtgagctgtagctcacgcttacgctcaaatacatttgttagtctctaaggtgccgcaagtcctcctttcctgtcTGAACATGCATTGTTAGTTtcctgagcattcatggctcaccatacaatttccatgcccagaggtggccctcaggccaaaaagtttgcccgcccctggcccAGAGCCACTcagccccaccccgactccaGCAGCTCCGCCGCAGGCCCCGCGCCTCACTCACCCAGCGACCCCGCTGCGGTCCCCGTCCCCGCGAGCCCCCCGCGCTCTTGCTCCACTAGGGGCGCGAGCAGCGCCGAGATCTGCTCCTGCAGCTGGGACAGGCCGCGCAGCAGCCCCCGGAGCTCCCCGCCGGCGCCGGCCTCAGGCTGGCAGCGCACGCGAAGCGGCCACTCCTGTCCGTCGCGCCCGGTCAGCTGCGCCCGCAGCTCCATCCCACCAGCCCGGCCTGAGGGGCAGAGACTGGCAGCGGAGCTGCCCAATCGGAATCCGTCCTATGCGCCCTAACCCGGAAGCCCTCGGCGCCCACGAGGCAACGGCCCCTCCAAACTCGCCCGAGGAGCCAAATGGCGCGCGTAGCAACTCTCGCGGGGCCATTACGCGCGAATTGTCCGACCGCCACCTGCCCCGTCATGTGACACCGCCTCCTCCGTCACGTGGTACTGAtcagccccgccccaccctgtGTGACTTGTTGCTATGTGCTCCGTCGGCCCGTGTCACGCGCTGAACCCTTGTTTTGCGGTCTTCCGTGTCACGTGGTCTGTTGGCAGTTCCGCTTCCGTTGTGGCGGCGCCCCCCAGCGTTGGGTCTCGTTTCCCGCCTTGTGCCGTATCTGCCTCGGTCGGATCCCGCGATGGAGGCTGCGGCCGGGGGCGCTGAGCCCGCTGGCGGCTGCGCGGGGGCCCCGGAGGAGCCCGTGGTCTCGCTGGCTGACGTGCTGGCGGAGAAcgaggagctggagaaggaggcgCGGGCGGTGCTGGGTGGGAGCGATCACGAGCGCTGCAGCTACTCccaggtgagggggcggggccggggccggggccgggcgggAGAGCAAGAGGCTCGGGCCGGGAGGCAGCGGAGGGGTGGGAGCCTCCTGCAGGCGGAGAAGAAACGGCGGGGGACGGGCTCGGGGCTGAGGCAGCTGTACGGGGAGCGGCTCCCCGGGGCGGGGCAGGTGTGGGGCGATGGGGGGGCGAGGGAACaagcggggtgtgtgtggtgaGGCTGTTGCGGGGCGGGGTTAGTCTTTGATTTTCTTCAAGAGTCCCTAGGTGGGGTCCTGATTGAGCCAGAGCCCAAGTGCCACTGGGGGCCGGGGGCTGGTGCTTGGCCTCCCCCTGTGCCTTGCACTCGGTGCCCCCTTTGTGGCAAGCTCAGTGGCAAGGCTGGACTGCGGAGATGGTgcctctggggcagagggtgaggtCCAACGTCCTTGTATTTTGGGATAAGCCTGTCTTTGATAGGGTGTTTTTCtgtgctctttctctctcccacacatgGTTTGCAGGCTGATAGTGGGGCCACACAACAGCACAATTCAAGAGTTTACCCCATCAGACAAAATGCAGTCATTGGCCGGCAAATGTTATGTGATGGTCATTGGTGGGAGACAAAGTTGGGGTCTCTGCCTGCTCTGTGGGTGAATAGAGGACTTGGTGTCCAGAGCACTCTGCCTAGCTCTGAACTCACTTCACCCATAGTTTCCTCTCCAACAAATTATCCCACTCCCTATTTCTTCAAGTACAGGGCTGAGGGCGCATGTCACGTATTGCAACAGCCtagtcttgaaaaaaaaaatttcatttccagGGCCCGGAAACATATATTCATACCTTCATGGCATTTATTTTAGTCTATCCCCTTTTCAAGAGCTATTCATAGGTCAGCATTTTGGACTACAAGAAGGAACTTGGCAACTTTGGGAATGTACTAACTAAATGCCTTGTACTGTATGTTTGTTGCACCTAGTGCCAGCTTGCTCACCAAACACTAACTTGCTCTGAAATCCAGTTCTTCTGACACAAACTGCATTTACTACTTCAACAGCAAGTTATCTTCCTTCAATTATTTCTGCATCTCTCTGCATTTCTATAGTCATTTATCTTGTCATTGTAGGGTGCTGTGAAAAGACAAGCCTTGTATGCCTGCAGTACTTGCACCCCCCCAGGAGAAGAACCAGCAGGAATCTGTTTAGCCTGCAGTTATGAATGTCATGGCACGCACAAGTTATTTGAACTGTATACAAAAAGGTAAAGCTTTTTCAGAGGAGGGAGATATTGGAGTAATTTCTgagacacttttttttatttgtcatATTGTGAAGAAGTAAAGCATCACACCAAAAAGTCGTCTGTGCCTTTATGCTAAGTGCCCATCTTCTCAAAGAGGTGTTGATAGGTGTGGAAAACATTTGCTGGTTGCAGAGGCAGAAATGGCACGGAAGAGGTTCACAGTACAGTTGGGTCCTTTCATTAAAGCAATTACTACATGGGTTTGGAGGGAGTGGATTTCAGGAAAAAACAACACCGGTCTTAAGAAAACCTATTTTCAAAGTACAGATTATGTTTCTCTGTTAAATTATAAAgtattcttgctcacatgctttaTAAGCACTTTTATTCATTGTAAAGAACTTTCTAAATATTAAGGCCTGCCACATCCATCTGAATCAAGTAAAATACATAGTGTTCACAGTGCTAATCATtggcatgcagccacctctggggtagaatgTAATGGCTGTTCAATAAAACACAGCACTACTACCGAATAGTGTAggttaaatgaagaaaaatatttgaatatattAGGTGAAGATTATCATCAGAATGTATTGAAACTGAATCTTTGATAGGCAGATGTAATGCCCAAAGGAGAGTTTTCCCACCTAGAGCACCCCAACTAATACCCCTCTTAGTACAAACATTTCAGTGTGATCTTGAATGATCGTAAGTGGGAAGGAGTTCAGTTGTATATCTCATCCAAAAGACAGTATGTCCAGTAATACAGGCTCCCGTGACATCCAACTAACttaggccccagtcttgcaaacagTAAAACATGTGTTTgcctttatgcatgtgagtagttaCAGCAGCAACAATTAGATCTTCCATTGAGGTTTCCCAACCAAATACTGATGTAACTCAACACTGCTGAGCTGAGATCTGACAATCACAGCATGAgatggaaaggcttcaggacagTCTAGCCAATTCTCAcatatgtttttgtttaaatagcttgTGAGAGCATGTCACGGCTCTAAATAAGGAGCACTTATAAGAATAAGACATTATTTTAAGACAGCATAAACAATCTGAACTATTATGTCTCTTTCTTTCCAGAAACTTCCGCTGTGACTGTGGAAACAGCAAATTCAAAAATTTGCAATGCAAGCTATTTCCAGTAAGTTTATGTGGGTCATCTCTTAGGAGATTAGAATAGGACAAGAATTGTCTTCAGGTTATACAATCTCTCAAGAAAGTTCATGTTTTTTCACCAGGTTGTACATTAAAACTTATATCCCATTTCCCTTCTAGGAAAAGGGAAAAGTGAATTCAGGCAATAAGTATAATCACAACTTCTACGGATTATACTGTGTTTGTAAAAGACCTTATCCTGATCCTGAAGATGAGGTAAGAAATGCACAATTAGTAATAATACTATGGATAAAGTGCACAGACTTTTTTTCTGCatagaatgttgataaatgcaaagtaatacacattggaaaacataatcccaactatacatatgaaatgatgggatctaaattagctgttaccactcaagaaagagatcttggagtcattgtggatagttctctgataaCATccactcaaaaaaacaaacagggtgTGGGAAATAATtgagaaagggataaataagacagaaaatatcatattgcccctgtataaacccatggtacgcccagatcttgaatactgcgtgcagatgtggttgccccatttcaaaaaagatatattggaactggaaaaggttcagaaaggggcaacaaaattGTGAGtggtatgaaacagcttctgtatgagaggcgactaataagactgggacttttcagcttggaaaagggatgactaagggCGGGGATATGATTggggtctgtaaaatcatgactggtgtgaagaaggtaaataaggaagtgttatttactcataacacaagaactaggggttaccaaatgaaattaacaggcagaaggtttaaaacaaacaaaaggaagtatttcttcacacaacattcagtcaacctgtggaactttttacCAAAGAATGTTGTGAaagtcaagactataacagggttcaaaaatgaactagataagttcatggaggataggtccatcaacggctattatccagaatgggcagggatggtgtcactagcctttgtttgccaggagctaggattgaGCAgtagggaatggatcacttgatgattacctgttctgttcattccgtctggggcacctggcattggccacggtcagaagacaggatactgggctagatggatctttggtctgacccagtatggctgttctcatgtAGAACGATGATCATCAGATTCTTCCAAATGGACTCCATCTTAACAGAGAGATCTTACCTGCGGTGTTACTTTTGTTAATCATTTTCCATAGTACTCTGCATTTGCATAATGTTTACGAGTACAAGTATGTTTTGCCTTAAGATAGACAAGGAAGACGGGCAATAAATTAATGCTGTTTCTCCATTCAAAAACTTAAATGAAGGGCCAGCCCCCCATCAACAGATAAAATCATGCTTCATTTTACCCCTACATCCTGATAAATTAACGCTGGGCAGTTCCCACAATAAAGTGAGTCAGCTTGTGTATTAATCTTGGATTTCCAATTATTTTCTTATCATAATGTCTCAACTCTGTATTTGTTCAcctgaaaattcaaaataataataaaacccccCTCAGattattaaataacaaaccacATTCTCTaagaaattaataataaaaaacatattCTATATCAAAGTTTCCAGCACTAGTACATTATGAAGCCATCATATCTGAATTAAAATTCACCACTTTACTTGACTGGCACATaatatttcagggttttttttttctcttcaaaatatTGGATTATAGCTAGTCTGTCTCTCACCTCTTCAATGGATAAGGAAAGTTAGAATGTGTTTATAGTATTTTGctaaatatttactatttttgaATAGTATAAAATATTACTAAAATATACTGTATAAGAAATAGTGAATTCTTGTCACGGAGGGCATTTTGGGAATAGGCAATACCAAAATAGCaaatgcagaaaaacaaacaTCTGGTTTGTTGTTAGACCCATATGAATGTATAAATTAATATGACAAACACTATAATTTTGAAGTACAGTACAACATCAACTCTGCCAAGTTTTGGGGCATTTAGCACTTTATTAtgaaagactatttaaaaacaacaatgctTTAATAATAAACCAAATTGTCTTGTATTATGCTTGACAGAATTCTAAAGTTGAATTAGCAGATCTAGCTCTCCTACTGCAAACCTGATGAGACTCCTAACATAAATacctcttcctgcttctgatgtgtcCATTATTTATACACTTCCAGTTATGAGAAAGGGGTCGTAAGTGCACTGCAGTGAAGAGATgatttttgtctgtctttttttggTGAGAGTGTATGACCAGTTGTCATCCCCGGGGTGAAGCCTGGAAGCCATTGGAACTACTGTGCTCTCATACCATTCAGCTGGGTTGGCCTcccacactgctctgctggtgatgCCCAACCAGAccctccaggccctgttatcacccaacaggACAGTAGGTAGCGCGCCACACCCGCCTGtcacctgagtgctttacctaagccgcTCATGGACTGACAATGAAGgcaccagccaatttcccagctccccagccttgcacccctacTAGAGTATAAACCCAGAATGATACCATCTTGCACTGTACAGGGTTCTGTATAGTGCAAGCTCATTAAATTAGTCTGCTTCCCCCTCGATGTGGAGAAGATATGCAACAGCCCATGCTTACAGAGCCAAGCTTCtgacacttcacttaaaaacacactggttaagataaaacaagtttagtaactacagaaagatagattttaagtgattataagtgatagcaaacagatcaaagcagattacctagaaAATTAAAATTGCAATTTGTCTCACACaaactagataggatttgaatcagcaatatctcaccctgactgatgatacaagcagatTTTAGCTTCCTTACACGTGCAGGGCTTTTTTCTTTCCCACCTGGGACCCTGTTccctcagttcagtctttgttcctccagtgtttccaggtgttgtcTTGTAGGCGAGTGATTCCTAGTCATGAGGTCACTTCCCTCTTACATAGTTTTTCCATATGGCAGGAAACTCTTTGTTCCAAATCAGGTTTCCAGCCCAGTTCGTAGAAAAGTActggtaccaaaatggagttcagtatcatgtgaTTTGGTCACAAGCCCTTGCATGTTCCCACTGAGTCATGGCAGCCATTGCCCATAGCTGACTGAAGAGTCCAGAGGTGAGGTTAAGCTcttccattgtctttgttgatggaCTATTAGCACTGtgtagcttcttcattgttgtacctgaaaggctagttgtaGGTGTTTCCAACTTCATATCTTTGTTACAcatacatagcaaaacttcataacttcacatacaatccaatgagatattaatgtttaGCAGATCAAGACGTTtagaatgatacttcacaaggcatactttgtacaaaacatagcaTAATTACATCACAATGGTAAATTTGGAGTGCAGAATGTCACAGAGAGCATATCTGGCAACAATGGAAAAATAATCTTGTTAGATAATTGGGAATCTCTAGTCGCCAGAATATAACAAATTACAAGTGCTTCAAAACTTTGCCAGGTGAGGCTGTAAGTATTTATCATGGTTATGCGATTTAGGTGTCTCACTGTGGAAAGTGATTCACTTGTATATTCTTCAGAATACATGGCACTTAAAGTCCTGTGAGAAACTTTGAAGGTTGATATTATTGCTAATAATATAACCATTCTTCTAGATCCCAGATGAAATGATCCAGTGCATAGTTTGTGAAGACTGGTTCCATGGAAGGGTAAGGATATGTATTTAACAAAATTGTCATCTTGTCTGGAAATAGGCTAAAATTAGTGTTTTCCTTATGGCAGATCTTACTTGGAAAGATAGGGATCTTTTGAGAACCAGGGCAAGAGTTTTCAGATTAGCTCTTTTCAGGCTGTACGAAAAAACCTAAATCTTTATTCTTGCATGCTGGCAGTCCTCATGATGAACTAGTACCCAAAATGGAGAGGACCTCTACTTTATTCAAGGTTGCTCTTAATGTATAAACTAGTCCTAATAAGTGACAATAGATATCTAAAACTTTGTTTTATGGAAGACTGTTCTGAATGATAGCGTTTCATTGGAATTGGAGAAGGTTATTGAGGACGCCATTATCAACTGTGATCATGATCTGTGGTGAATGGCAGCTCATTTAATGGGACATTAACTTAGAGCCATATTTATTTTGGGTAGGAGGGAACAAGCTGCACACTCAGTGCCTGATTAGGAACTTTAGGGAAGATTTTTTTCAAGGCAAATGGCCAAGGCACCCAATTACCAttgaaagtaaatgggagttgggtgcctgggTCACAttgttgcctttgaaaatcacctGCTTTATGCAGGGTTAGGGGTTCAGCTTATCATGTTGGGAAGGGTAGATGGTGAAATTCAAAACCAGACTGAAGCAAGTAGAATGGTTGAAGTCCTG
This window encodes:
- the LOC119566457 gene encoding EKC/KEOPS complex subunit GON7, yielding MELRAQLTGRDGQEWPLRVRCQPEAGAGGELRGLLRGLSQLQEQISALLAPLVEQERGGLAGTGTAAGSLGDVGEEEAEEEDEEENTDVKTCVDGPPLKRTKSQHS